One Amaranthus tricolor cultivar Red isolate AtriRed21 chromosome 10, ASM2621246v1, whole genome shotgun sequence genomic window carries:
- the LOC130825333 gene encoding uncharacterized protein LOC130825333 — translation MAYYHSAKNLLRQIIKNGSVKKLDGFANPHFFTGQGLRYRKLEVILTTNMENLGKAGETVKVAPGYFRNYLMPKLLAVPNIDKFAYLVREQRKIYQPKEEEEVKVVKEGKEDMMKEYIAAAKRLDNATVVFRRYFKVDNELREPVTKDEIIAEVARQLSVRIEPENLQMPNPLSSLGMHEIPLVLPKSIPLPHGKLAWTLKVKVRRK, via the exons ATGGCATATTACCATTCTGCTAAAAATTTACTTCGTCAAATCATCAAAAATGGTAGTGTTAAGAAGTTGGATGGATTTGCTAATCCCCATTTTTTCACTGGCCAAGGACTTAGATACAGAAAATTGGAAGTCATTCTGACAACG AACATGGAGAATCTTGGAAAGGCTGGCGAGACTGTGAAGGTGGCGCCAGGGTATTTCCGCAATTATCTAATGCCTAAGCTACTTGCTGTGCCTAACATCGACAAGTTTGCTTATCTCGTGAGAGAGCAAAGAAAG ATCTATCAGCCTAAAGAGGAGGAAGAAGTTAAGGTAGTTAAAGAAGGTAAGGAAGATATGATGAAAGAGTACATTGCTGCTGCAAAACGgctggataatgcaacagtg gtTTTTAGAAGATACTTTAAGGTTGACAATGAATTGCGAGAACCTGTGACAAAGGATGAGATAATTGCTGAG GTAGCAAGGCAACTTTCTGTACGCATTGAACCCGAAAACTTGCAAATGCCAAACCCTTTGTCATCATTGGGGATGCATGAGATACCACTTGTCTTACCAAAATCCATTCCATTGCCCCACGGAAAGCTTGCATGGACTCTCAAAGTCAAAGTTAGAAGAAAGTAA
- the LOC130825902 gene encoding nuclear transcription factor Y subunit C-3-like, with translation MDPHWNTPHYYNHIHQQLPPLINNPPDQTPLHNQQHQNPPYSSTPEGSNLLQQQLRTFWNNQNLESKQAIDFKNHSLPLARIKKIMKSDDNVHMISSDAPILLARACEMFIQDLTLRSWNSTEETKRKTLQKADISAALSTTDLFDFLVDIVPREKPVISNVMPIYPSRFSSMGLQQLEGYNPLGEGTGVNMGLQQIQHDDQVDHGGVNVSKYYVQGGWPTFMSNQSAWPPPDL, from the coding sequence ATGGATCCCCATTGGAACACTCCTCACTATTATAATCACATTCATCAACAACTGCCCCCATTGATCAATAACCCACCTGATCAAACCCCTCTTCATAATCAGCAACACCAAAACCCACCTTACTCATCCACACCAGAAGGCAGTAATCTCCTACAACAGCAGCTCAGAACTTTCTGGAATAACCAGAATCTAGAAAGCAAACAAGCCATTGATTTCAAAAACCACAGCTTACCCTTAGCAaggatcaaaaagatcatgaaATCTGATGATAATGTACACATGATATCATCAGATGCACCAATCTTATTGGCTAGAGCTTGTGAAATGTTTATACAAGATTTAACACTTAGATCATGGAATTCTACTgaagaaacaaaaagaaaaactcTTCAGAAAGCTGATATTTCTGCTGCACTTTCTACTActgatttatttgattttttggttGATATTGTTCCAAGAGAAAAACCTGTTATTTCCAATGTAATGCCAATCTATCCTTCTAGATTCTCATCAATGGGGTTGCAGCAGCTTGAGGGTTATAATCCTCTAGGTGAAGGTACAGGGGTTAACATGGGTTTGCAGCAAATTCAGCATGATGATCAAGTAGATCATGGAGGGGTGAATGTTAGTAAGTATTATGTTCAAGGAGGGTGGCCCACTTTTATGTCTAACCAGTCTGCTTGGCCTCCACCAGATCTTTGA